One segment of Allorhodopirellula heiligendammensis DNA contains the following:
- a CDS encoding transcriptional regulator, which translates to MTKIAATQRKLSDETPLELQEMAAAIASLPPQYRDAVAPALARVVECSTRRRRILNLVQEALSQLRLDMKYLIFDLEATRRERDHYKESLERDDRR; encoded by the coding sequence ATGACCAAGATTGCTGCCACTCAGAGGAAGCTCAGTGATGAAACGCCACTGGAGTTACAGGAAATGGCTGCCGCGATTGCGTCTCTCCCCCCTCAATATCGTGACGCTGTCGCTCCGGCGCTGGCCCGCGTGGTCGAATGCAGCACCCGTCGTCGGCGGATTTTGAACCTGGTCCAAGAGGCACTTTCGCAACTGCGACTTGATATGAAGTATTTAATTTTCGATCTCGAGGCGACCAGGCGTGAACGCGATCACTACAAAGAATCGCTCGAACGAGATGACAGGCGCTAG
- a CDS encoding M48 family metalloprotease: protein MTLYTFLLVFISLMSGAVNSQAVPSSRAVLASCLLVGGWVLLAHAVAFWLARRVLIRSKSASQGSEQLRVVMETVRWLAIPITLLCHFAFSLPTWLSAQPFFEHSMTLQAAGLLAPGMIVLLATWSAEYWYTAFVNHRPRMLASYASVLMHNLRGGPAWLIVPTLVFLALSDVAELVKDELLVSSEWPASYAMALTWGLIAGGGLVLAIAFPWLVRWIAKTEPLNLEFRLEIETWLQRCGISTHPLLGMQIARWDTSHRMLNAMVAGIVRPGRLLLLSDRLLDELPRGGRLMVVMHELAHVRRHHLLIRMVAILPAWLISSWSSSLLVEIGLLSHAWALGVGGALGLITTVLTLGAVSHLSELDADATACRLAVEACQSEIATDSLEVEQVVGLSQYPAGEPMTVAMAADMLADALIRVTADHPAARKFSWLHPSLETRVERLRRIARPLPEFASDSHTLAV, encoded by the coding sequence GTGACACTTTACACTTTTCTGCTCGTCTTCATCTCGCTCATGAGCGGAGCCGTGAACTCACAGGCGGTTCCGTCCTCACGTGCCGTACTGGCGAGTTGCCTGTTGGTAGGTGGTTGGGTGCTGCTGGCTCATGCGGTCGCATTTTGGCTGGCACGACGAGTTTTGATCCGATCCAAGTCGGCATCACAGGGTTCCGAGCAGCTACGAGTGGTCATGGAGACGGTGCGTTGGCTCGCCATCCCGATTACCTTGCTCTGTCACTTCGCCTTTTCCCTGCCAACCTGGCTGTCCGCCCAACCATTCTTCGAGCACAGCATGACGCTTCAGGCCGCTGGATTGCTCGCCCCTGGAATGATCGTTTTGCTAGCCACTTGGTCGGCCGAGTACTGGTACACGGCGTTTGTGAACCATCGTCCCCGGATGCTTGCCAGCTACGCAAGCGTATTGATGCACAATCTACGGGGCGGACCGGCGTGGTTGATCGTGCCCACACTTGTGTTTCTCGCTCTTAGCGATGTGGCGGAATTGGTCAAAGACGAGCTGTTGGTGTCGTCGGAATGGCCTGCGTCGTATGCCATGGCGTTAACCTGGGGGCTCATCGCGGGAGGCGGCCTGGTGCTCGCCATTGCCTTTCCATGGCTGGTGCGATGGATTGCGAAGACCGAGCCCCTCAACCTCGAATTCCGATTAGAAATCGAGACCTGGCTCCAACGCTGTGGTATTTCGACGCATCCATTGCTGGGGATGCAGATTGCACGGTGGGATACAAGTCACCGGATGCTCAACGCGATGGTTGCCGGTATTGTTCGTCCTGGACGGCTCCTACTGCTATCGGATCGGTTGCTCGACGAGCTTCCGCGGGGAGGCCGACTCATGGTCGTGATGCATGAACTCGCACACGTGCGGCGTCATCACCTGCTGATTCGGATGGTCGCAATCCTGCCTGCGTGGCTGATCTCGAGCTGGTCGAGTTCGCTGCTAGTTGAAATTGGCCTTCTGAGCCACGCGTGGGCGTTAGGAGTCGGTGGCGCGCTGGGATTGATCACGACGGTGCTCACGCTGGGCGCGGTCAGTCATCTGTCGGAGCTGGATGCTGATGCGACCGCGTGTCGACTTGCGGTAGAGGCGTGCCAGAGCGAAATTGCGACCGATTCGCTGGAAGTGGAGCAGGTCGTCGGGCTGTCTCAGTATCCTGCAGGCGAGCCGATGACGGTAGCGATGGCAGCGGACATGTTGGCGGACGCGTTAATACGCGTGACGGCCGATCATCCGGCTGCTCGCAAATTCAGTTGGTTGCACCCCAGTCTCGAGACCCGCGTGGAGCGATTACGAAGAATTGCCCGCCCGCTTCCCGAGTTCGCCTCGGACAGCCATACTCTGGCTGTCTGA